In one Corallococcus sp. EGB genomic region, the following are encoded:
- a CDS encoding metal ABC transporter substrate-binding protein has protein sequence MRSLRLFAALCAAVVSLTAVPARADLKVVATLPDLAALAKAVGGDKADVTALALPTQDPHFVDAKPNLALALNRADLLIAAGLDLEIGWLPTLQMGARNNRIQTGNPGYLDASRSVSLLEVPAGQVDRSQGDVHPGGNPHYLYDPRQALKVAVAIEARMSQLDAKNAATYKANLGKFTQELQTAQAGWEKRLAGLKGVPVIAYHRTTAYLQDWLGFKTIAFLEPKPGIPPNPSHVAQVLAQGKSSQVKLVLKEDYYPDNIAKLVASKVPAALVTLPGGTDFRTGQTYVQRMDLMVGRLEKGLSGKGE, from the coding sequence ATGCGTTCCCTTCGCCTGTTCGCGGCCCTTTGCGCCGCAGTCGTCAGTCTCACCGCCGTTCCCGCTCGCGCGGATTTGAAGGTCGTCGCCACGCTCCCGGACCTGGCCGCGCTGGCCAAGGCCGTGGGCGGGGACAAGGCGGACGTCACCGCGCTCGCGCTGCCCACTCAGGATCCGCACTTCGTGGACGCGAAGCCCAACCTGGCGCTCGCGCTCAACCGCGCGGACCTGCTCATCGCCGCGGGCCTGGACCTGGAGATCGGCTGGTTGCCCACGCTCCAGATGGGCGCGCGCAACAACCGCATCCAGACGGGCAACCCGGGCTACCTGGACGCGTCCCGGTCCGTGAGCCTCCTGGAGGTGCCCGCGGGGCAGGTGGACCGCAGCCAGGGCGACGTGCACCCCGGCGGCAACCCGCACTACCTCTATGATCCGCGGCAGGCCCTGAAGGTGGCCGTCGCCATCGAGGCGCGCATGTCGCAGCTGGATGCGAAGAACGCCGCCACCTACAAGGCCAACCTCGGGAAGTTCACGCAGGAGCTGCAGACGGCGCAGGCGGGCTGGGAGAAGCGGCTCGCGGGCCTCAAGGGCGTGCCGGTCATCGCGTACCACCGCACGACGGCGTACCTGCAGGACTGGCTGGGCTTCAAGACGATCGCGTTCCTGGAGCCCAAGCCGGGCATCCCGCCGAACCCGTCCCACGTCGCCCAGGTGCTGGCGCAGGGCAAGTCCAGCCAGGTGAAGCTGGTCCTCAAGGAGGACTACTACCCGGACAACATCGCGAAGCTCGTGGCGTCCAAGGTCCCCGCCGCGCTCGTCACGCTGCCGGGCGGGACGGACTTCCGCACCGGCCAGACGTACGTGCAGCGCATGGACCTGATGGTGGGCCGACTGGAGAAGGGTCTCTCCGGGAAGGGGGAATGA
- a CDS encoding metal ABC transporter ATP-binding protein produces the protein MAHGDHETELDRGHRAVPPPEPGEPLLKCEQLVIGYGGKDILPPMDLVVRRRQFVAVVGRNGSGKSTWFKTLLGLIPPVSGRISLAGPHIRSAYVPQMSSIDSLLPVHARELTSWGRLSGWNFLRPVPSKTDRQKVEAALDTAGARGIAKRPFRDLSGGEKQRALLARVIATEADVVLLDEPTAAMDAVAEKQTMLRLCALAHDRGLGVVVVSHDMSVAAEHADVILFVDREHRCFVMGDARTVFCHPAFRRQYGDDYCHAAPQGPHRGNNPA, from the coding sequence GTGGCTCACGGTGATCACGAGACAGAGCTGGACCGGGGGCACCGCGCCGTGCCGCCGCCGGAGCCGGGGGAGCCGCTGCTCAAGTGCGAGCAGCTGGTCATCGGCTACGGGGGCAAGGACATCCTGCCGCCCATGGACCTGGTGGTGCGCCGCCGCCAGTTCGTGGCGGTGGTGGGCCGCAACGGCTCTGGCAAGAGCACCTGGTTCAAGACGCTGCTGGGGCTGATTCCTCCGGTCTCCGGCCGCATCAGCCTGGCAGGGCCGCACATCCGCAGCGCGTACGTGCCGCAGATGTCGTCCATCGACTCGCTGCTGCCCGTGCACGCGCGAGAGCTCACCAGTTGGGGCCGGCTGTCCGGGTGGAACTTCCTCCGGCCCGTCCCCAGCAAGACGGACCGCCAGAAGGTGGAGGCGGCGCTCGACACGGCGGGCGCTCGCGGCATCGCGAAGCGTCCGTTCCGCGACCTGTCCGGCGGCGAGAAGCAGCGCGCACTGCTCGCGCGGGTCATCGCGACCGAGGCGGACGTGGTGCTGTTGGATGAGCCCACCGCGGCGATGGACGCGGTGGCGGAGAAGCAGACGATGCTTCGGCTGTGCGCGCTCGCGCACGACCGGGGCCTGGGCGTGGTGGTGGTGAGCCACGACATGTCCGTCGCCGCCGAGCACGCCGACGTCATCCTCTTCGTGGACCGCGAGCACCGCTGCTTCGTCATGGGCGACGCGCGCACCGTGTTCTGTCACCCCGCCTTCCGCCGCCAATACGGCGACGACTACTGCCACGCCGCGCCCCAGGGACCCCACCGTGGAAACAACCCTGCTTGA
- a CDS encoding metal ABC transporter permease has translation METTLLEPSKWEQFQAGWELFRDPILCALIAGCVLGFLSVYVVLRRMVFVSAAVTNTAGLGVALAFFAEIHLGVHVDPLVGAVVLSVASTLLLMIEPARLRLSRESLLGCAFAFAGGAAILVGDRIAQEAHDIQGILFGTAVLVTPDQLQAVAVAGAVLMALHLWWFRGIAFVSFDRVGATVQGLPVKLLDTVLMVSIGIMVGVSARALGALPVFAFSTLSAIAALVLDLRLPWTFFTATVLGGIAGAGGYLFAYFYDFPVGGSQTVLSGVLVLLMMLVRLVRLPFQRRA, from the coding sequence GTGGAAACAACCCTGCTTGAACCCTCGAAGTGGGAGCAGTTCCAGGCGGGCTGGGAGCTGTTCCGAGACCCCATCCTCTGCGCGCTCATCGCCGGGTGCGTGCTGGGCTTCCTCAGCGTCTACGTCGTGCTGCGGCGCATGGTGTTCGTCAGCGCGGCGGTGACGAACACCGCGGGCCTGGGCGTGGCGCTGGCCTTCTTCGCGGAGATCCACCTGGGCGTGCACGTGGATCCGCTGGTGGGCGCGGTGGTGCTGTCGGTCGCGTCCACGCTGCTCCTGATGATCGAACCCGCGCGGCTGCGGCTGTCCCGGGAGAGCCTGCTGGGGTGCGCGTTCGCCTTCGCGGGCGGCGCGGCCATCCTGGTGGGTGACCGCATCGCACAGGAGGCGCACGACATCCAGGGCATCCTCTTCGGCACCGCGGTGCTGGTGACGCCCGATCAACTCCAGGCCGTGGCGGTGGCGGGCGCGGTGCTGATGGCGCTGCACCTGTGGTGGTTCCGGGGCATCGCCTTCGTGAGCTTCGACCGGGTGGGCGCCACCGTGCAGGGGCTGCCGGTGAAGCTGCTGGACACGGTGTTGATGGTGTCCATCGGCATCATGGTGGGCGTGTCCGCGCGGGCGCTGGGCGCCCTGCCCGTCTTCGCGTTCTCCACGCTGTCGGCCATCGCCGCGCTGGTGCTGGACCTGCGGCTGCCGTGGACCTTCTTCACGGCGACCGTGCTGGGCGGCATCGCGGGCGCGGGTGGATACCTGTTCGCGTACTTCTACGACTTCCCGGTGGGCGGTTCGCAGACCGTCCTGTCCGGGGTGCTGGTGCTGCTGATGATGCTCGTGCGCCTGGTGCGCCTGCCCTTCCAGCGCAGGGCATGA
- a CDS encoding isochorismatase family protein, with the protein MPSFRLKPEQAALLVVDIQERLCAAMERDALDRMLARTGAAVEGARALGLPVIVTEQYPQGLGRTHSLLKLRLGDFKPLEKLEFSAATPDVLALLGDRKQVLITGMETHICVFQTARDLADSGREPCLLADAVLSRAEEDRRVGLELCRDAGARILTVESALFDMLGRAGTPEFKKVSAAVR; encoded by the coding sequence ATGCCGTCGTTCCGCCTGAAGCCCGAGCAGGCCGCGTTGCTCGTCGTCGACATCCAGGAGCGCCTGTGCGCCGCGATGGAGCGCGACGCCCTGGACCGCATGCTCGCGCGCACCGGCGCCGCCGTGGAGGGCGCGAGGGCCCTGGGGCTGCCCGTCATCGTCACGGAGCAGTACCCGCAGGGGCTGGGCCGTACGCACTCGCTCCTCAAGCTGCGCCTGGGGGACTTCAAGCCGCTGGAGAAGCTGGAATTCTCCGCCGCCACACCAGACGTGCTGGCGCTGCTGGGAGACCGCAAGCAGGTGCTGATCACCGGCATGGAGACGCACATCTGCGTCTTCCAGACAGCACGCGACCTGGCGGACAGCGGACGTGAGCCGTGCCTGCTCGCGGACGCGGTGCTGTCCCGCGCGGAGGAGGACCGCCGCGTGGGCCTGGAGCTGTGCCGCGACGCGGGCGCGCGCATCCTCACCGTGGAGTCGGCCCTGTTCGACATGCTGGGCCGCGCGGGCACGCCCGAGTTCAAGAAGGTCTCCGCCGCCGTCCGCTGA
- a CDS encoding Bax inhibitor-1/YccA family protein encodes MAWETSGGWQGGQTSPVDDILVQESQRAFMSRVHGWMFAGLALTGVMALLTVTNEAMLRFAAQHYLGLSIAEVGLVLLLSTLAPRLSGPVAAVMFLGYAALTGFVLSVIFLLYTAGSVAQVFFITSAVYGAMAIYGTVTKKDLSGWHTFLFMGLIGLLISGVVNLFLRSDAVSFVSACVGVLVFAGYTAYDTQKLREFHADTGFKSTATVSIVGALMLYLDFVNLFLSLLRLLGKRRD; translated from the coding sequence ATGGCGTGGGAAACTTCAGGTGGGTGGCAGGGCGGGCAGACGAGCCCGGTGGACGACATCCTGGTGCAGGAGTCCCAGCGCGCGTTCATGTCGCGCGTGCACGGCTGGATGTTCGCCGGCCTGGCGCTCACCGGCGTGATGGCGCTCCTGACCGTGACCAATGAGGCCATGCTCCGGTTCGCGGCCCAGCACTACCTGGGCCTGAGCATCGCGGAGGTGGGCCTGGTGCTATTGCTGTCGACGCTGGCCCCCCGGCTGTCCGGTCCGGTGGCCGCGGTGATGTTCCTGGGCTACGCGGCGCTGACGGGCTTCGTGCTCTCGGTCATCTTCCTCCTCTATACGGCGGGCTCCGTCGCCCAGGTGTTCTTCATCACATCGGCGGTGTACGGCGCGATGGCCATCTACGGCACCGTCACGAAGAAGGACCTGAGCGGCTGGCACACGTTCCTCTTCATGGGGCTCATCGGCCTGCTCATCTCGGGCGTGGTGAACCTCTTCCTCCGCAGTGATGCGGTGTCGTTCGTGAGCGCCTGCGTGGGCGTGCTCGTCTTCGCGGGCTACACCGCGTACGACACGCAGAAGCTGCGCGAGTTCCACGCGGACACGGGCTTCAAGAGCACGGCCACGGTGAGCATCGTGGGCGCGCTGATGCTCTACCTGGACTTCGTGAACCTGTTCCTGTCGCTCCTGCGCCTGCTGGGCAAGCGCCGCGACTGA
- a CDS encoding LysE family translocator — MTVTQSLLAFIVAAGVLAITPGVDTAMVLRTSALEGTRQAAFAALGICLGCVVWGGAVALGLGALLVASGVAYTALRWIGAAYLVWLGIGLLRRPRSNLEATKAVPPVAVQHGAMAWMRRGVLTNILNPKVGVFYVTFLPQFVPVDVPVAPYTFLLATIHVVLGAAWFALLIGLTVPLGRLMQRPGFMKTMDRLTGGVFIAFGAKLALARR, encoded by the coding sequence ATGACGGTCACCCAATCACTGCTGGCCTTCATCGTGGCGGCGGGCGTCCTCGCCATCACGCCCGGGGTCGATACGGCCATGGTCCTGCGAACGTCCGCCCTCGAAGGCACGAGGCAGGCGGCGTTCGCGGCCCTGGGGATCTGCCTCGGCTGTGTCGTCTGGGGCGGAGCGGTCGCGCTGGGACTGGGCGCGCTCCTGGTCGCGTCAGGAGTCGCCTACACGGCGCTCCGCTGGATTGGCGCGGCCTACCTGGTGTGGCTCGGCATCGGGCTCCTGCGGAGGCCTCGCTCGAACCTGGAGGCCACCAAGGCCGTCCCTCCCGTGGCGGTCCAGCATGGCGCGATGGCCTGGATGCGGCGCGGGGTACTGACGAACATCCTGAACCCCAAGGTCGGGGTCTTCTACGTCACCTTCCTGCCGCAGTTCGTGCCGGTGGACGTCCCCGTCGCGCCCTACACCTTCCTCCTCGCGACGATTCACGTCGTGCTGGGGGCCGCGTGGTTCGCGCTGCTCATTGGACTGACGGTTCCGCTGGGCCGCCTCATGCAACGCCCTGGCTTCATGAAGACGATGGACCGGCTGACGGGCGGCGTGTTCATCGCGTTCGGCGCGAAGCTCGCCCTCGCTCGACGCTGA
- a CDS encoding ferredoxin encodes MPPPFQRHVFICTNRRPDGHPKGCCATKGGEEVRAAFKEELDKRGLKGRMRANAAGCVDTCAFGVSVVVYPEGTWYGGVKVEDVPAIVEEHLVQGRPVERLLMPFNKKAER; translated from the coding sequence ATGCCGCCTCCCTTCCAGCGCCACGTCTTCATCTGCACCAACCGCCGCCCGGACGGTCACCCCAAGGGGTGCTGCGCCACCAAGGGTGGGGAAGAGGTGCGGGCCGCCTTCAAGGAGGAGCTCGACAAGCGCGGGCTCAAGGGGCGCATGCGCGCCAACGCGGCGGGCTGCGTGGACACCTGCGCGTTCGGCGTCTCCGTGGTCGTCTACCCGGAGGGCACCTGGTACGGCGGCGTGAAGGTGGAGGACGTGCCCGCCATCGTGGAGGAGCATCTGGTGCAGGGCCGCCCCGTGGAGCGGCTCCTGATGCCCTTCAACAAGAAGGCGGAGCGCTGA
- a CDS encoding vitamin B12-dependent ribonucleotide reductase, which yields MEKELSGKPVVGVREPRRGGGRAKGKAALASTGLTVARFFTTPGVDPADELAWEYRSASIKGEDGKVVFDQKDIEVPKSWSMLATNVVASKYFRGTPGTPERETSVRELVARVVDTLTRWGEEGHYFASAVDREAFHAELTHLLLRQKAAFNSPVWFNVGVEEHPQCSACFINSVDDNMESILGLARTEGMLFKYGSGTGSNLSTIRGSKELLAGGGTASGPVSFMRGFDAFAGVIKSGGKTRRAAKMVILNADHPDILEFIRCKSNEEKKAWALIEAGYDPSFNGEAYGSVFFQNSNNSVRVTDDFMKAVVSDGAWQTRAVRDGQVMETYKARELFREIAEAAHLCGDPGLQYDTTVNAWHTCSGTARINASNPCSEYMFLDDSACNLASLNLMHFRTLEGGFDVAAFKHAVDVVLLAQEIIVGFSRYPTERIAKNSHDYRPLGLGYANLGALLMASGLPYDSPAGRNLAGAITSLMCGEAYAMSARIAQKQGPFAGYGNNAEPMLGVIRKHRKAAYQLPVSGVSEELHAAQKAAWDDALAGGMEHGFRNSQVTVLAPTGTIGFMMDCDTTGIEPDIALIKYKKLVGGGMLKIVNQTVPLALEKLGYPQTQAQDIIAYLDKHDTIEGAPHLKPEHLAVFDCAFKPSKGQRSIHWMGHIEMMAAAQPFLSGAISKTVNLPNDATVEDIEKAYIEAWKSGLKAVAVYRDGCKRTQPLNTSQDKAPEARRAVAEPAPAVTPEPKALRRRLPDERQSITHKFSIGGHEGYLTVGMYEDGTPGELFVVMAKEGSVVSGLMDSFATSVSLALQYGVPLQVLADKFCHTRYEPSGFTGNPAIPIAKSITDYIFRWLSLKFLPTEPCADDVEVTPVEAARPEPVTQAAVPAQAGTLQLSAMNSRSTYLNQADAPPCHQCGAITVRSGACYKCTNCGTTTGCS from the coding sequence ATGGAGAAGGAACTGAGTGGGAAGCCGGTGGTGGGGGTCAGGGAGCCGCGGCGCGGCGGCGGACGCGCGAAGGGCAAGGCGGCGCTGGCCTCCACGGGGCTGACCGTGGCGCGCTTCTTCACGACGCCGGGGGTGGACCCAGCGGACGAGCTGGCGTGGGAGTACCGCAGCGCGAGCATCAAGGGCGAGGACGGCAAGGTCGTCTTCGATCAGAAGGACATCGAGGTCCCCAAGTCCTGGTCGATGCTGGCGACGAACGTCGTGGCGTCGAAGTACTTCCGGGGCACGCCCGGCACGCCCGAGCGTGAGACGAGCGTGCGCGAGCTGGTGGCGCGCGTGGTGGACACCCTCACCCGCTGGGGTGAGGAGGGGCACTACTTCGCGTCGGCGGTGGACCGCGAGGCGTTCCACGCGGAGCTGACGCACCTGCTGTTGCGCCAGAAGGCGGCGTTCAACTCGCCCGTCTGGTTCAACGTGGGCGTGGAGGAGCACCCGCAGTGCTCGGCGTGCTTCATCAACAGCGTGGACGACAACATGGAGTCCATCCTGGGGCTGGCGCGCACGGAGGGCATGCTCTTCAAGTACGGCAGCGGCACGGGCTCCAACCTGTCCACCATCCGCGGCAGCAAGGAGCTGCTCGCGGGAGGTGGCACCGCGTCCGGCCCGGTGTCGTTCATGCGCGGCTTCGACGCGTTCGCGGGCGTCATCAAGAGCGGCGGCAAGACGCGTCGCGCGGCGAAGATGGTCATCCTCAACGCGGACCACCCGGACATCCTCGAGTTCATCCGCTGCAAGTCGAACGAGGAGAAGAAGGCCTGGGCGCTCATTGAAGCGGGCTACGACCCGTCCTTCAACGGCGAGGCCTACGGGTCGGTGTTCTTCCAGAACTCCAACAACTCCGTGCGCGTCACCGACGACTTCATGAAGGCGGTGGTGAGCGACGGCGCGTGGCAGACGCGCGCGGTGCGCGACGGCCAGGTGATGGAGACGTACAAGGCCCGCGAGCTGTTCCGTGAGATCGCGGAGGCGGCGCACCTGTGCGGCGACCCGGGCCTCCAGTACGACACCACGGTGAACGCGTGGCACACGTGCTCCGGCACGGCGCGCATCAACGCGTCCAACCCCTGCTCCGAGTACATGTTCCTGGATGACTCGGCCTGCAACCTGGCGTCGCTGAACCTGATGCACTTCCGCACGCTGGAGGGTGGCTTCGACGTGGCGGCCTTCAAGCACGCGGTGGACGTGGTGCTGCTGGCGCAGGAGATCATCGTCGGCTTCAGCCGCTACCCCACCGAGCGCATCGCGAAGAACAGCCACGACTACCGTCCGCTGGGCCTGGGGTACGCGAACCTGGGCGCGCTCCTGATGGCGTCCGGTCTGCCCTATGACTCCCCTGCCGGCCGCAACCTGGCGGGGGCCATCACCTCGCTCATGTGCGGCGAGGCGTACGCGATGAGCGCGCGCATCGCGCAGAAGCAGGGCCCGTTCGCGGGCTACGGCAACAACGCGGAGCCCATGCTCGGCGTCATCCGCAAGCACCGCAAGGCGGCGTACCAGCTGCCGGTGTCGGGCGTGAGCGAGGAGCTGCACGCGGCGCAGAAGGCGGCGTGGGACGACGCGCTGGCGGGCGGCATGGAGCACGGCTTCCGCAACAGCCAGGTGACGGTGCTGGCGCCCACGGGGACCATCGGCTTCATGATGGACTGCGACACCACGGGCATCGAGCCGGACATCGCGCTCATCAAGTACAAGAAGCTGGTGGGCGGCGGCATGCTGAAGATCGTCAACCAGACGGTGCCGCTGGCGCTGGAGAAGCTGGGCTACCCGCAGACGCAGGCGCAGGACATCATCGCGTACCTGGACAAGCACGACACCATCGAGGGCGCGCCGCACCTGAAGCCGGAGCACCTGGCGGTGTTCGACTGCGCGTTCAAGCCGTCCAAGGGCCAGCGCAGCATCCACTGGATGGGCCACATCGAGATGATGGCCGCGGCGCAGCCGTTCCTCTCCGGCGCCATCTCCAAGACGGTGAACCTGCCGAATGACGCCACGGTGGAGGACATCGAGAAGGCGTACATCGAGGCGTGGAAGAGCGGCCTGAAGGCGGTCGCGGTGTACCGCGACGGGTGCAAGCGCACGCAGCCGCTCAACACGTCGCAGGACAAGGCCCCGGAGGCCCGCCGCGCGGTGGCCGAGCCCGCCCCCGCCGTGACGCCCGAGCCCAAGGCGCTGCGCCGCCGGCTTCCGGATGAGCGGCAGTCCATCACGCACAAGTTCTCCATCGGTGGCCACGAGGGCTACCTGACGGTGGGCATGTACGAGGACGGCACGCCGGGTGAGCTCTTCGTCGTCATGGCGAAGGAGGGCTCGGTGGTGAGCGGCTTGATGGACAGCTTCGCCACGAGCGTGTCGCTGGCGCTCCAGTACGGCGTGCCGCTGCAGGTGCTGGCGGACAAGTTCTGCCACACCCGCTACGAGCCGAGCGGCTTCACGGGCAACCCGGCCATCCCCATCGCGAAGTCCATCACCGACTACATCTTCCGGTGGCTGTCGTTGAAGTTCCTGCCCACGGAGCCCTGCGCGGACGACGTGGAGGTGACGCCGGTGGAGGCGGCCCGTCCGGAGCCGGTGACGCAGGCGGCGGTGCCGGCCCAGGCGGGGACGCTCCAGCTGTCCGCGATGAACTCGCGAAGCACGTACCTGAACCAGGCGGATGCACCGCCCTGCCACCAGTGCGGCGCCATCACCGTGCGCAGCGGTGCCTGCTACAAGTGCACGAACTGCGGCACGACGACGGGCTGCAGCTGA
- a CDS encoding undecaprenyl-phosphate glucose phosphotransferase produces MFGRLQRFYTSIKVAADAGMLGVAFVLAYFTRFSGVFPITEGIPPMGETFVSLVMVLVIFPMTFQRARLYATNRARSHMGELFELFKATITATLVLVAVTYFIRERYSRLTLAIFVVYAFTLIALSRMFMRHLLSEVRRRGYNLKSILVIGEEELGLRTIETVESHRELGFRVTGVLALKEEKVGQWVGGVRVVGHVGQVESYLDAHPVDQVIIAVPLEDQARVKPLMEQLALRTVDVKVVPDLYQYITLYGGLEEFGGLPIISLQGDPMDGWSRVAKRVFDVLFSLVAIALSAPLMVLTALVVRFTSKGPILYRQERMGMDGRTFHILKFRTMRVDAEAQGATMASAVDSRRTPVGTFLRKYSLDELPQFFNVLRGDMSLVGPRPERPVFIEEFKRQIPRYHLRHKVKAGITGWAQINGLRGQTSIQKRIEYDLYYIENWSLLMDLKILLRTALGGFLSKNAY; encoded by the coding sequence GTGTTCGGTCGCCTGCAGCGCTTCTACACGTCCATCAAGGTCGCCGCCGACGCGGGGATGCTCGGGGTGGCGTTCGTGCTCGCGTACTTCACCCGCTTCAGCGGCGTGTTCCCCATCACCGAGGGCATCCCCCCCATGGGCGAGACGTTCGTCTCGCTGGTGATGGTGCTCGTCATCTTCCCGATGACGTTCCAGCGGGCGCGGCTGTACGCGACCAACCGGGCGCGCTCGCACATGGGGGAGCTGTTCGAGCTCTTCAAGGCCACCATCACCGCGACGCTCGTCCTGGTGGCGGTGACGTACTTCATCCGAGAGCGCTACTCACGCCTCACGCTGGCCATCTTCGTCGTCTACGCCTTCACGCTCATCGCGCTGTCGCGCATGTTCATGCGCCACCTGCTCAGCGAGGTGCGCCGCCGCGGCTACAACCTCAAGTCCATCCTCGTCATCGGCGAGGAGGAGCTGGGCCTGCGCACCATCGAGACGGTGGAGAGCCACCGCGAGCTGGGCTTCCGCGTGACGGGCGTGCTGGCGCTCAAGGAGGAGAAGGTCGGCCAGTGGGTGGGCGGCGTGCGCGTCGTGGGCCACGTGGGCCAGGTGGAGTCCTACCTGGACGCCCACCCCGTGGATCAGGTCATCATCGCCGTGCCGCTGGAGGACCAGGCGCGCGTGAAGCCGCTGATGGAACAGCTGGCGCTGCGCACCGTGGACGTCAAGGTGGTGCCGGACCTGTACCAGTACATCACCCTGTACGGCGGCTTGGAGGAGTTCGGCGGCCTGCCCATCATCAGCCTCCAGGGCGACCCCATGGACGGCTGGAGCCGCGTGGCCAAGCGCGTGTTCGACGTGCTGTTCTCGCTGGTGGCCATCGCCCTCAGCGCGCCGTTGATGGTGCTGACGGCCCTGGTGGTGCGCTTCACCAGCAAGGGCCCCATCCTCTACCGCCAGGAGCGGATGGGCATGGACGGGCGGACCTTCCACATCCTCAAGTTCCGCACCATGCGTGTGGACGCCGAAGCCCAGGGCGCCACCATGGCGAGCGCGGTGGACTCGCGCCGCACGCCGGTGGGCACGTTCCTGCGCAAGTACTCGCTGGATGAGCTGCCGCAGTTCTTCAACGTGCTGCGCGGCGACATGAGCCTCGTGGGCCCGCGCCCGGAGCGGCCCGTCTTCATCGAGGAGTTCAAGCGCCAGATTCCGCGCTACCACCTGCGACACAAGGTGAAGGCGGGCATCACCGGCTGGGCGCAGATCAACGGCCTGCGCGGCCAGACGTCCATCCAGAAGCGCATCGAGTACGACCTCTACTACATCGAGAACTGGTCGCTCCTGATGGACCTGAAGATCCTCCTGCGCACCGCGCTGGGAGGATTCCTGTCGAAGAACGCGTACTGA